The Nostoc sp. NIES-3756 DNA window CAAATGAAGCTAGTAAATATTCATCAAGGGATAGAAAGTACTCTGCTGATGTTGCAGCATCGACTCAAAGCAACACCAAATCGTCCCGAAATTGATGTAGTTAAAAAATACGGAAATTTGCCTTTGATAGCTTGTTATCCGAGCGAATTAAACCAAGTATTTATGCACTTGTTAAATAATGCCATAGATGCTTTAGAGGTAAGTGAAGAAAATGATTCTCAACTAGTGCGAGTCAGTCCCAAATTCCGCCTAAGTACTAGCCGAGTAGATCCGCTTTGGTTAACAGCCCGTCAAGCAACTGCGAATTTACAGCCATCGGGACTATCTAGGGTGAGGAAAGAAACTGTAACCCAAAACCCGCAAATTCAAATTCGGACAGAACTATTAGATGCAAAAGCTATAAAAATTGCGATCGCCGATAATGGTGTTGGCATAGATGAATCCTGGCAATCCCGACTGTTTGACCCATTTTTCACCACCAAACCCGTAGGCAAAGGCAGTGGCTTAGGATTGTCTATTAGTTATCAAATCATAGTGCAGAAGCATCAAGGGCAAATTAGCTGTTCTTCAGCTTCAGGGCAAGGTGCAGAGTTTGTTATCATTATTCCTATTGGGCAGAGTCCATAGTCAGTTGTCAGTTGTTTTTTCTCCTCTGCTCCCTCATCTTCCCCACTCCCAAAATTAATAATCAAGAAATCACGATTTTTATTCAACAGAGACTACTATTTTCTGTGACATAAAAGCATAATAGAAGAGTGACTGATCTGTTAGCCCCTTTACAATCTTTAGAGCAAGGTCACTGGTTCAAGCTCATCTGCGGAGCTAGTTTCCAGCACCTACCTGCTGTCAGAAGTTTAACATTAGCTTATACCTTGGCAGGTGCTGACTGCATAGATGTTGCAGCTGATCCGGCAGTGATTAGAGATGCTAAAGAAGCAATACAAGTAGCTAAAAGTCTAGTAAAGGAAGCACAAGCACGAGGGCTGCATTCCAAAGGTAATTCCCCTCTGTTGATGGTGAGTTTGAATGATGGCGAAGACCCTCATTTTCGCAAAGCTGAATTTGATGCCAGTCGGTGTCCCGAAGATTGTCCTAGACCTTGTGAGAAAATTTGTCCTGCTCAAGCAATTGTTTTTAACCATAAAAAAGATAATTTTTCCGGGGTAGAATCTCAGAAATGTTACGGTTGCGGGCGTTGTCTACCAATTTGTCCTTATGATATAATTTATACAAATTCGTATATGTCTAAACCAGAGGCGATCGCACCTCTGGTCATGTCAGCAGGGATAGATGCCGTAGAAATCCATACAAAAGTAGGACGTTTGACCCAGTTCAAGCAATTATGGCAAGTAATTTCACCGTGGGCAGAGCAATTGAAAGTATTAGCTATCAGTTGCCCCGATGGCAAAGATTTAATTGAGTATCTCCAATCGATTTATGAACTAATTTCACCACTCCGTACCACCTTAATCTGGCAAACCGACGGTCGCCCCATGAGCGGTGACATCGGAGATGGTACAACTTTAGCCGCAGTAAAACTAGGGCAGAGGGTTTTGGCAGCTAAATTACCAGGATATGTACAGCTAGCAGGTGGCACTAACAGCTACACAGTTGCTAAGTTAAAAGCAATGGGACTACTGAAGAGAGATGGGGGAGTAGGGGAAGATGAGGAAGTAGGGGGAGATGGCGGAGTAGTATGTTCCTTATCCTCCAGAGGGAGACAAGTTAAAGCTATATCTTCCTCATCTCCCTCATCCCCCTTATCTCCCCCATCTCCCTCATCCCCCCCATCCATCACCGGAGTCGCCTACGGTAGCTACGCCCGTGTGTTGCTGTCACCGATTATTGAACAGTTAGAAAAGGAGGTAAATAGTAACAGTGTTAAAGCAATCCGCCTCGAAGAATCACCGGAATTGCTCTGGCAAGCTGTAGAGCTTGCACATTCTCTCGTCTCTCAGCTCAAGTCACAGCAGGAGCGCTAATCGCTCTTCGTTATCTCTCAAAACGTCACCATAGAAAGCATGACGATTACAGACGATCTCCAAAAGTTATTAGACATTTTGCCCCAAGACCTGCGACAAGTACTAGAGAATCATCCTCAGCGAGATAGTTTAGTAGAAGTGGTCTTGGATTTGGGTCGTCGCCCAGAAGCTCGCTTTCCTAAGGGAGCCGAGTATCTGAGCGAAACCCCTGTTACTCAAGCACAAATAGATGATTGCATTCAGCGAGTAGGAAACTTTGGTGGAGATAATCGGGCAGGAATTGAGCAAACTTTGCACCGGATCAGTGCTATCCGCAACCGTACTGGTAAGATAATTGGTCTTACCTGTCGCGTTGGTCGAGCGGTATTCGGTACAATCGGCATGATCCGCGATTTGGTAGAAACTGGTAGATCGATTCTCATGCTAGGCCGTCCAGGCGTAGGCAAAACCACAGCTTTAAGAGAAATTGCCCGCGTACTAGCTGATGAATTGAATAAACGTGTGGTCATTATCGACACCTCCAACGAAATTGCTGGGGATGGTGATGTGGCTCACCCTGCTATTGGTCGTGCTAGGCGGATGCAGGTAGCTCATCCAGAACTGCAACATCAAGTGATGATTGAGGCAGTGGAAAACCACATGCCAGAAGTCATCGTCATTGATGAAATTGGTACAGAACTAGAAGCCTTAGCCGCCCGTACCATTGCCGAGCGGGGTGTGCAGTTGGTAGGTACTGCCCACGGCAACCAGATAGAAAACCTCATCAAAAACCCCACACTGTCTGACTTGGTTGGGGGTATCCAAGCTGTGACACTGGGAGACGATGAAGCAAGACGCAGAGGTAGCCAAAAAACCGTTCTGGAACGGAAAGCGCCTCCTACCTTCGAGATTGCTGTGGAAATGTTAGAACGGCAACGTTGGGTAGTACACGAAAGCGTTGCAGATACTGTCGATACACTGTTGCGAGGCCGCCAGCCTAGTCCACAAACACGCACTGTAGATGACCAAGGTAAAGTCGCTATTGTACGGCAGTTAGCCGTTGTTAACGGTCGTGGTGGACAATTGGCAACACAGGAGGAGTCCTTTGCACCTGCTAGACAAGCGAATGGTTGGCGTTCATCTGGACAGATGTTAGCTGTACCATCGTTAACTGTAGAGCGGGAAAGGCTGGGACAAAGCGAATTTGACCGTTTGCTAGATGAGTCTTTCAACTACCCGGAACCTGTTGATTTTAGCAGTGCTATAAAACCAGGGCCGAATGGGGAAGATTTGCCCTTGCACATTTACCCTTATGGTGTCAGTAGGCATCAACTGGAACAGGTGATTAGTGTGCTAACTTTGCCTGTGGTATTGACAAAAGATATCGATAGTGCTGATGCAATTTTGGCTTTGCGATCGCACGTCAAAAACCACGCCAAATTAAGGCAAATGGCCAAGGCGCGTCACGTACCCATCCATGTGATTAAGTCGAGTACAATTCCGCAAATTACCCGTGGGTTGCGGCGGTTGCTGAACATCGATGATCCAGAAATAGCCGATGATAAAGAACTGCAATTGTTTCTGCATAATGGTAGTGACGACGAAATCGACGCTTTAGAAGAAGCAAGGTTAGCTGTAGAACAAATCGTCATTCCCAAAGGACAACCAGTGGAGTTATTACCCCGTTCTCCCCAAGTCCGTAAAATGCAGCATGAGTTAGTAGAACACTATCGACTCAAGTCCCATAGTTTTGGGGAAGAACCAAATCGCCGTTTACGGATTTATCCAGCGTAAACTGAGCAAGTGAATTAGGCGATCGCTCTAAATTATAGGGCGATCGTTTTTTATGGCAGGAGTAAAACCTGATTCATCATTGCACACTCAAAATTCTCAAATACTGTAGTAAATTTTACGTCTCCAGTCAGATACTAATGCTAAATTTAACAGGCTAGGATTAGTCTTTGATAGTATTTTTATCTCTTATATTAAATATTTGTGATTAACCAACAATCTGAAGACTTGATAAATTCACACTTAGAATCACCTGTAAAACTAGAGTATAAATTTAACTGGTTTGATTGGTTTTGCTTGTGGTATCCTCCAGGCTGGTTAATTTTATTTAACCGTCACTGGCAACATTATCATCAAGACCCAGATGGTTGGAATTGGTTAGAATATCTTTTATTTTTAATTCCTGGTGGATTTTATCTAGCATTTTTGAGTCGATGGTTGCGTCTGGGTTGTCGTTCTCCTAGAACAGAATTTGAAGAATTTAACCCGAATTATCAACAGGCTTTTCGTACAGAAATTCTCGCCCCAATTGTGCAGCATTATTTTCGTGGAGAGTTGCAACAGCTTGATAATTTACCGTCAACAGGGCCGATGATTGTGACGATGAATCATGCGGGGATGTCTTTTCCGTGGGATTTTATTAGCTTGGGGTATTTACTCGGTGAAACAAGGGGATGGATAGCGCATCCCATAGCAGAGGGGTCATTATTTGAACATCCTTGGATGGTTTGGTGGCTACCACCTAAATGGTCGCAGGTTTTAGGTGCAGTCCGAGCAGAGTTAAAGGATTTTGAAGCCGCCGTGGCACAGGGTAAAATTCTGTTATATGCACCGGAAGGTATAAGAGGGCCGCTTAAAGGTTGGCGCAAACGCTACCAACTCCAAAAGTTTAACGTCAGTTTTTTACAGTTGAGCGATCGCTATCATATCCCCATTCTCCCAGTTGTCTGTATTGGCAGCGAAAATCTGCATCCTTGGACTATTAATCTTAAAGGGTTACAAAAACTTACTAAATTACCGTTTTGTCCGATATCACCTTTGATGCTTGTTTTGGTTCTGTTCCCTTCTATGGGCGTTTGGGCGATGAGAACTCGTCTACGTTATTTTATTCAGCCTGTGGAAACGGAATGGAGTAGTGATTCTCAAGAACGTAAAGTAGTTTATCAGCGTGCTAAACAATTTCAAAAACGATTGCAATTTCGGGTTGATGAGTTATTAAATAAAAGTTTGCGTGTTGTGGAGTAAGATTTGAATGTGTCACGCATAGCGTTAAAGCAGAAACTGTAGGCTAGGCGCAGAGAATGTAAAAAAATTAATTTCCTGAACTCTTAAATATCTCATCCACAGGAATTTGATAACCATTGGCGAGGCGGTTAGTTGTGTTAGCCGTGGCGATAATTCCTAAAAGTTCACCAAACATAACATCACTCATGCCTTTGCCACGGGCTGCGGCTGTATGGGATGCAATACAATAATCACATCCATTAGTGACACTGACAGCAATATAAATCAACTCCCGCACTAGTGGATCAATTTCCCCAGGACTAGCCATCACTTCTTTGATAGTTTCCCATGTTCGTTTTAAGGTGGGAGGGTGGTTAGCGATCGCTTTCCAAAAATTATTGATATACTCAGTCTGACGAGTAGCGCGGATATCGTCGTATACTGCCTTTACTTCTGCACTGGCTTGTTCGTATTCAATGAGCTTAGTCATACTTTTTTCACAGACACATAACAATTAGGCATTTTGGCACACTCACTTCTAAAAGTATATATATGCTGTAAGGGTGGGATATATTTCATGTGAAAAGTATTAAAAAGTAACATCTCTCAGTGAACGGCTGAGAGATTTTTATTTTCAAGCTACTTAGCTGCTCAATTTTCCGCGTCATTGCCACATACAATAGTCAAGCTTCATTTTCGAGCGTGTTGTTTTGGTAGGATATAAAACCAACACCAGGGATAACCATGTCAACTGGTATTGAACCAAGATATGACTATAAACTTAGATGCTTGCAGGCATCATGTAACTACGACATCGCTGGCATTTTGGTGAATTTGGATAGATTCGGGTTCATGTAATCCCACGGTTGAGAACTGGCTGTGTAAATATCCATTGTCGGGGAAAACCAGCTTGGGTCATCAAGGCTCCCTGCCATAATGCCCATAAGCTCAGGGATTGGGGGCTTGCTAAATAATCGGGAACCACAATTTGGGCAAAAACCTCGACCAACTATGCTTCCGCTCTCACCAATCACCTCATAATATTTCACATCTCCAATGATAGTGACTGAACTTTGGGGTACGAGAAGAGCAGAGGCATAGGCACTTCCTGTTGCCCGTTGACAATCCCTACAGTGACAATTTCCCATCGCAACGGGTGGGGCAGAACATTCGTAGCGGACAGAGCCGCACAGACACCTGCCAGTGAATTTTGTAATCATACAATATCTCCCCTTGGATGTTCAATTCATAGTGTGAATACTATCTAGGTCAAATCTCGATAAATACAAGAGTTATTTCCAATATCTACCAAGTAAACAGGTGCTATTTGTGGTACATCTTAGCTTCTAAAGTAGCGGTCATACTTTGAATAAATCTTACAAGTTTGTGCTTTTTTTACAGATTTATACTTAACTGATTTAATACTTTACTTGAGCGCGTCTGTATTTATAACGGACTAAGCATAATATCAAAGTCAGTATCAAAAGACCTTTTATACTTGATGGTTCTGTTACTCTGCTCACTTGTGTTGGAGGAGTTATAGGCACTTCACAAAATCCTCCATTTGTTGGTGTACCAGGATTGAGAAAATCACAGGAATTATCAGGAGAAGGAGTTGATGGATTTAGAAGACCTGATGTTCTTAAAGATGAGTCATTAGGTGAGCCATTTGAATCATTTCCACTTAATAATAAGATGGCGATAAGAGCAGCGAACAATAGAGGTGCTACTAAATAGCTAACAGAGCCTTGCGGAGAGGTAGTGAATATTTCACTGCCTTGTGCAGTCTCGATTATAGATACAGACTCTGACCCTAATGGAGTGTCCGTAATAAAACCTTCTCCTAACTGTGTTTCTCCAGACTGAAGTATTGGTTCAATCGTGGCTACGTCACGTCCTTGAAAAGTATTATAATCTGGTGATTCAGAATTGTAGGGATGAGAGAGTATTTCAAAAATCTCATTTTGAAGTCGTCTATTATCTCCGCTTTCTAAAGCATCTAATCCACTCAAAAGCCGTCTTTCATAAAAAGCCTTCATACTTTCCCCTATGGGAAGTTTAAGAATTTCTTGCCGAATATTCGGTATTTTTGATATTTCTTGTAATAGCAAACGACCATAAGATAATTTAAAATTTACAAAGCTATCGCGTAGATTGTCTCCCCGAAAAGGTTGCCATAAGAAATTTTTAGTTACATCTCTTAAACCCGGCACAGGATTACGATCTAGAGTTCGTCCCAAACTGTATTGAGCCGCATCTAAATATTTAGAAGAATAATTTCTCCAGACGGACATATATGGATATAGCTCGTTATCGCTGCGCTCGCCTAAAAATGTTTTCCATATGCGATAATTACTCTCTCCACCAGCTGCTCTCATTAATATTTGCTGGTAGGTAGGCCCACCTTTAGATTCAAGGATTTTCTCAAGAACTGTTCCTGTTTTATTGCAGCGCAAACCGAATCCCACAATACAGTTATCAGGAATAACAAATATTGGTCTTTTACCATTACTGTTATTTTGTATCTGGTATTGGAGATACTGTTGTTCCAAACCTGGTGTAATTCTCCTGTCACCGACATTCAGTCCTGCTTTACCTGCATTTGCAGTCTGGCATACAGTTATTACTGTTGCCATAGATGACAACAGGATGAAAATATTCTGGATAAATTTCATAAACGCTTGGTAGACGACACAAAACTAATTAGGCACAAGAAATCACCTTGCAGATGTGATTAATTATTGATTTGATTTCACAGTATGTTGTAAAGAGGCTGGTAGACGATTTTGTAGAGAACTGGTGTTATTTAGGGATTGTAAATTGAGTGTGATTGCAGTACCTTTAAGTTCTCCTGCTGTTAGTTTGTGATAAATAACTAATGCACGGTTAGGTTGGTCGAAAATAAAACCACGACGAGAAGGTTGTATTTTGCCTTCTCCTACTAAATCAATAAAGGCTTCTAAATATCTACGTATACTTTGAAGATTCTCTGGATTGATATTAGTATGGTGTTCAATCAAAGTCATAAAGAAGTTCAGACTGCGACTGTCTTGCCCAGCAATTAGCCTACCATCATCAAGAAAAGAGCTACCAATTAGCTTGCCATTAACTTCTTGAACTTTAAATAAGGTATAATAGCGTCCTTCCTTTTTGGAGTCATTCACATAGCATACCCAAGAGCCGTCTTCGCTTTGTGTAAAGCCTTGCTCCGCAAGATATGACAGTTTATTACCAGTTATTTTCTGCCTTGGTAATGGCGGCAGTAAGTTCTCTACTGGATCTAAAGAACAAATATTCTGCATAGTATTTTGCCTTGGATACGTTTGAGCATCTTGTGCAACTACAAAATTAGGAAAAACTATTAAACCTAATGCAGAAAAAGTAACTAATTTAGCTAGAAAATTAATCGTTCTCATCATCTTTATCTCTTTATTTCAGTATTAATCAACTGAGTTTTACTTTGATTAGAGATTTTTAATCATCGCAGAAAATTCACTCAGAACAACAAAAATATTTGCTATTTCCTAATACATAAATTAGTACACAAAAGTTTCAGGCTATTAAAAAATTAATACTTTATATATGCGTTGAGATAAAGCATTAATATAACAACCTGTGGTTTTAAATTTTTAAATACACCCTGATTTTTAATTAAAACAGCTTCAAAGTTATTTATATATAACTTTGTTACTTGGCAATATAGTTGAGCTTGTATTCAATTTTTTCTGTAATTTTCAACATTTGCAATACTGGTCAATTTCTCATAACCCTCCATAATATATTATTCAGATTATCTCCAACACTAAACTTTCACGATGTTTATAGAAATTCTACTTACTACAGTGAATGGATAACACCTTTGTAATTTGTCTTCCTGTGTTGTCTGCTAGAAGTCGTAGCAGTTATAACAAGCTTTAATGCTACAAAGCAAATATGCAACATTTTTAAATGTTTCTTTTAACACCAGGAAACTAATTCAAAATCATACCGTACTTTATCAAAAATAATCTCTGCTTTTCTTTATATTAATGAGATGTTGACAAATTATTCTAATTTATGTGGTTATTATGGAATAATTTTTCTACTTCCATGAATACTTTACCTAAATAAATTGGGTTTGCGTTTGAGCAAATAATAAAAATTGATTTTTTAAGTATGGAATAATTTTATTATTGCAACCTAAGTGCAGCTATATATGCTGCATGTAAATATACCAATATCAAAAAACAAAGTCCACCTTGTTAAAGATGGACTTGTTAACTATATTTAGTGGATCCGAGCAGAGTCGAACTGCTGTCCAAATTGGGTATTGACCCCCCGCTCATTCACAGGTTTAGCCTTTCTGACCCTCAAGGCGGGAATCGTTCATTATCCCGAACGTAGGATACTCTGATTAAGTCTTAGCTAACAAGCCAACCAGAGAACACTTGCTAGAGCATCCGTTGGGGGTTGGTCTTCAGTCCTTAACGGAGTCAAACCGAAGACGCTCGAACCTATAAGAGGCTATTAGGCAGCTACTAGAGCGTCCTTACGAGCAAATTTTACGATGTTATTCGCATTTACTTTTTTTTGAGCCTTTGATTTCCGAGAGGAGACTCACTCTCGACCTGAATCACAGAGTAGCGTTCGCCAACCTGTCGAAACCGTTACGGACCCTCATGATACATCTATTATAATTCGCTGTTAGGGAAATGTGCTACAGGATGACAAAGAAATCTTAAACTTTCATTAATGACAAGATGTGAACTTTTTCATCAGTAAGGCTTTAAGATGACCCAGGCTAATGAAAGGATTCTACAGGTTGATGGTTTCATCATGCGACCAGTCCAAATATCTGACCTAGATGTATTTACAGCCCTTTGGTCAGATCCTGTCATTACTAAATTTCTTCCCATTCGTGGTATTAGTCTTTCAAGAGAAAGTGTGGAAAAGGGACTTATATCTTTTCTTGAACATTGGAATACTTATGGCTATGGGGTTTGGGCTATTGAAGAGAGCTTTACCTCCCAAATGATTGGTTATTGTGGTCTTCGCTATCTAAATGATTTGAATGAGACTGAAGTTCTATACGGTTTAGCCAAAGATTACTGGGGTAGAGGAATAACCACAAAAGCTGCAAAAGCTGCAACTGACTTTGGATTTAGTAAGGCTGGATTAAAAAAGATTATTGCCCTTGCACTACCTGAAAATTGCGCTTCTACACGAGTAATAGAAAAAGCTGGGTTTCAGGATGAAAAAAAAATCCATTGCTTTGGTCTAGATGCTGTATGCTACGTTATCTATAAAAATTTGGTTTGATACTATTTCACAAAAAATATAATATATAGATTTTAGTTTCTACACCTAAACTACAATACACACATTGTCCTGACAATAAAGTTAGACAATTGTTTAATATTGATTTTGCACGCTATACTTGTACAATAAACAGTACAAGAGTGAAGTCAATGAAAGTCGTCTCTTTTAGCGAAGCGAGAAATAACCTCAAGGCTGTTTTAGACCAAGTGGTGGAAGATGCAGACTATACCATCATTACTAGACGGGATGCGGAGGATGCTGTGGTTATGTCGCTAGAGTTATTTAATAGTTTGCTGGAGACTGTTCATTTACTCAAGTCACCTGCTAATGCTGCTCATTTGGAGCGTTCTATTACTCAGTTTAAGCAGGGGAAAGTAATGGAGCGCAATTTGTTAGATGAGTAGAAAGTTAGTATGGACAGATGAGGCTTGGAGCGATTATTTATATTGGCAAGAGCAAGACAAGAAAACTTTAAAACGCATTAACAAGCTGATTGAGGCAACAATGCGACTACCGTTTGAAGGGATAGGTAAGCCAGAAGCTTTGAAAGAAAACCTAGCTGGCTTTTGGTCGCGGCGCATTGATGATACTAATCGGTTAGTTTATGCAGTGGATGATGAGTATTTAACGATTATTGCTTGTCGGTATCACTATTCTGATTAACATTGCGCCTAATCTTTGTCCTAAAAACTGCGATCACTTTCCAGGATGTGATCGCACTACCCAAACTATTATGCTGTATGCAATGTCGCTGGTTTTACTTAAAAATATAACAGGTAGCGCAAGCCATCAATCTAAGTTGCTGAAGTAAGATTACTCCAAAATTTTCCACATATCCTTCAACATTAAAAATAGATGTAAAGGGTCAGTTGGAATATGTTCAAAATCAAAATTGTCATACCATGTTATTGCTTATCATCTTAATTGTTTAATACAAATTATTAGACTAGTCTTCAAAAATAAATTTAGCTTTTTCTCTACCTTTCGCTACTTCTAATTGTTCTTCAGTTAAATTAATTGCACCCTTCATATTTGCAGATTCTAAATTTGTATTTCTCATATTTGCCCCATTAAAATTAGTTTTATAAAATATTTCTCTAGATAAATCAACTCCACATTCTTCATCAAAGTCTTCTTCAATATAAGAATTATTATCTATCTCTTCTTCATCCCATGTTATAGCATTTATAAAATTTGCATCAGTGAGATCAGCATTGGTAAAATTAACATTGACAATATATCTTCCTTGAAAATTAGCATTCTTGAGGTTGGCATGACTAAAATTAGCACCAAATAAAACGGTTTGTGTAAAGTCCACGTTTTCAAGGTTTGCTCCACTAAAATTAGCTCCTACAAGATGAGCTTTTCTAAAATTAGCACCTTCAAGATGAGCTTTGCTAAAGTTAGCTCTTTGAAGATTAGCTTCGCTAAAATTAGCTCTTTTTAAGTTAACTCCGGTTAAGTCTAAATTTTCAAAATTTACTTTGATAAAATCAATTGGAATTTCTTCACCTAAACCATAACTTTTATTTCTTCTGATAATTACTGTTAATGCTGCTTGAAGTACCAGTGAAAATGATTTTTGAGATTCTTCACGTATATAAGTCGTTAATATTTCTATGATATTCCAATAATCTTTATCTGAGTCTTTAGCAATTCTTTCAAGTGAATAAATAGCTCCTAATTGAACATAAGATTCACTACTTCCTAGTTGCTCAACTGCTTTACTATAACGTTCTGTAATCTGTTTATCTTCTGCTAACTGTGCATTTTTTAAATTCGCCTCGGCTGTTTTATTAGCAGCTTCTGCATTTCTTAAAGCTGCCTCGGCTGTTTTATTAGCAGCGACCGCACTATTTTCCATCGCTACTGCTCGTTTATATCCGAGATGAATGCTATATAATCCTAAACCTCCGCCAATAAATAAACCTATCATTTTTAATGTTTCAATTATAACTTTATATTTTATTACATCTTGCTCTCCCCATTTGTCAATATACAACACTGGAGAAACAATAAAATATAAAATAAATAGAAGCAGAAATATAAGTCCTATTACAATATATCTCAACCAAAGTTTTTCTATATCTTCTATATTATGGCTATCATATTTATATAAATCTGTAGTGCCATTATCTATATCTTCTTCTGGCTTTTCTAACTCCTTATTCCTATTTCTAATAACGCTGGACATATTTTCCTCTAATGCCTCCGTCCTCTTGCTAAAGTCCTATTCGGGGCGTAATTCATCCTCAAAAGCAAAATAGCTAATTGCTAGGCGTTAAATCAACCAGCAATTAGCTATTTGTTATAGTTAACAATTAAGTTGTTCCTAAGTCAACGCTTCCGCACCACCAACAACCTCAAGCAGTTCTTGGGTAATGGCGGCTTGACGGGCTTTGTTGTAGGACAGCGATAAAGACTTGATCAACTCACCGGCGTTATCGCTGGCGTTACTCATGGCTGTCATCCGCGCAGCTAGTTCACTAGCTGCTGATTCTTGCAACGCCCGTAGTAACTGGTTGCTTAAATACAAGGGCAACAAGGAATCGAGAATTTGTACGGGGTCTTGCTCGAAAATCATGTCACGGGGCAAAGGACGGACTTGGCTGGTCACGGTTTGCCGTTCGACTTCAAATTGACCACCACGGGTTGTTAGGCGGAAGATTTCGTCATCTGCTGCTTCTAAACCTTGAGGGTCGAGAGGTAGCAGGGTTTGAATTA harbors:
- a CDS encoding GNAT family N-acetyltransferase; its protein translation is MTQANERILQVDGFIMRPVQISDLDVFTALWSDPVITKFLPIRGISLSRESVEKGLISFLEHWNTYGYGVWAIEESFTSQMIGYCGLRYLNDLNETEVLYGLAKDYWGRGITTKAAKAATDFGFSKAGLKKIIALALPENCASTRVIEKAGFQDEKKIHCFGLDAVCYVIYKNLV
- a CDS encoding type II toxin-antitoxin system Phd/YefM family antitoxin; translated protein: MKVVSFSEARNNLKAVLDQVVEDADYTIITRRDAEDAVVMSLELFNSLLETVHLLKSPANAAHLERSITQFKQGKVMERNLLDE
- the ldpA gene encoding circadian clock protein LdpA; the protein is MTDLLAPLQSLEQGHWFKLICGASFQHLPAVRSLTLAYTLAGADCIDVAADPAVIRDAKEAIQVAKSLVKEAQARGLHSKGNSPLLMVSLNDGEDPHFRKAEFDASRCPEDCPRPCEKICPAQAIVFNHKKDNFSGVESQKCYGCGRCLPICPYDIIYTNSYMSKPEAIAPLVMSAGIDAVEIHTKVGRLTQFKQLWQVISPWAEQLKVLAISCPDGKDLIEYLQSIYELISPLRTTLIWQTDGRPMSGDIGDGTTLAAVKLGQRVLAAKLPGYVQLAGGTNSYTVAKLKAMGLLKRDGGVGEDEEVGGDGGVVCSLSSRGRQVKAISSSSPSSPLSPPSPSSPPSITGVAYGSYARVLLSPIIEQLEKEVNSNSVKAIRLEESPELLWQAVELAHSLVSQLKSQQER
- a CDS encoding 1-acyl-sn-glycerol-3-phosphate acyltransferase, with amino-acid sequence MINQQSEDLINSHLESPVKLEYKFNWFDWFCLWYPPGWLILFNRHWQHYHQDPDGWNWLEYLLFLIPGGFYLAFLSRWLRLGCRSPRTEFEEFNPNYQQAFRTEILAPIVQHYFRGELQQLDNLPSTGPMIVTMNHAGMSFPWDFISLGYLLGETRGWIAHPIAEGSLFEHPWMVWWLPPKWSQVLGAVRAELKDFEAAVAQGKILLYAPEGIRGPLKGWRKRYQLQKFNVSFLQLSDRYHIPILPVVCIGSENLHPWTINLKGLQKLTKLPFCPISPLMLVLVLFPSMGVWAMRTRLRYFIQPVETEWSSDSQERKVVYQRAKQFQKRLQFRVDELLNKSLRVVE
- a CDS encoding carboxymuconolactone decarboxylase family protein is translated as MTKLIEYEQASAEVKAVYDDIRATRQTEYINNFWKAIANHPPTLKRTWETIKEVMASPGEIDPLVRELIYIAVSVTNGCDYCIASHTAAARGKGMSDVMFGELLGIIATANTTNRLANGYQIPVDEIFKSSGN
- a CDS encoding R3H domain-containing nucleic acid-binding protein; amino-acid sequence: MTITDDLQKLLDILPQDLRQVLENHPQRDSLVEVVLDLGRRPEARFPKGAEYLSETPVTQAQIDDCIQRVGNFGGDNRAGIEQTLHRISAIRNRTGKIIGLTCRVGRAVFGTIGMIRDLVETGRSILMLGRPGVGKTTALREIARVLADELNKRVVIIDTSNEIAGDGDVAHPAIGRARRMQVAHPELQHQVMIEAVENHMPEVIVIDEIGTELEALAARTIAERGVQLVGTAHGNQIENLIKNPTLSDLVGGIQAVTLGDDEARRRGSQKTVLERKAPPTFEIAVEMLERQRWVVHESVADTVDTLLRGRQPSPQTRTVDDQGKVAIVRQLAVVNGRGGQLATQEESFAPARQANGWRSSGQMLAVPSLTVERERLGQSEFDRLLDESFNYPEPVDFSSAIKPGPNGEDLPLHIYPYGVSRHQLEQVISVLTLPVVLTKDIDSADAILALRSHVKNHAKLRQMAKARHVPIHVIKSSTIPQITRGLRRLLNIDDPEIADDKELQLFLHNGSDDEIDALEEARLAVEQIVIPKGQPVELLPRSPQVRKMQHELVEHYRLKSHSFGEEPNRRLRIYPA
- a CDS encoding Txe/YoeB family addiction module toxin, which codes for MSRKLVWTDEAWSDYLYWQEQDKKTLKRINKLIEATMRLPFEGIGKPEALKENLAGFWSRRIDDTNRLVYAVDDEYLTIIACRYHYSD
- a CDS encoding pentapeptide repeat-containing protein codes for the protein MSSVIRNRNKELEKPEEDIDNGTTDLYKYDSHNIEDIEKLWLRYIVIGLIFLLLFILYFIVSPVLYIDKWGEQDVIKYKVIIETLKMIGLFIGGGLGLYSIHLGYKRAVAMENSAVAANKTAEAALRNAEAANKTAEANLKNAQLAEDKQITERYSKAVEQLGSSESYVQLGAIYSLERIAKDSDKDYWNIIEILTTYIREESQKSFSLVLQAALTVIIRRNKSYGLGEEIPIDFIKVNFENLDLTGVNLKRANFSEANLQRANFSKAHLEGANFRKAHLVGANFSGANLENVDFTQTVLFGANFSHANLKNANFQGRYIVNVNFTNADLTDANFINAITWDEEEIDNNSYIEEDFDEECGVDLSREIFYKTNFNGANMRNTNLESANMKGAINLTEEQLEVAKGREKAKFIFED
- a CDS encoding GFA family protein encodes the protein MITKFTGRCLCGSVRYECSAPPVAMGNCHCRDCQRATGSAYASALLVPQSSVTIIGDVKYYEVIGESGSIVGRGFCPNCGSRLFSKPPIPELMGIMAGSLDDPSWFSPTMDIYTASSQPWDYMNPNLSKFTKMPAMS